The genomic segment TATGATACATCCACTCGTATTCGTCTTCGCTAATCCCTCTCTTCCCCACAACCTGTAACAGCCTGAGCCAAAGAAGGTCGGCCCCTAAGTGATGGTAGCCGAGCAAGGCAGGTTTTAAATATTCGCCTTTGGGCAACTGCGCGAGCCCCTCAATCTGAATGACGGTTCGATCCTGTCGCCGATCGAGTTCTCCTTGGACCCAACCAAGGATCAGCAGCAACACCCCTCCCCCAAAGCCCAGCAGAATCTGATTTAGGAGGACTGTGCTGCGGCAATATACGAACGGTTTTGAAACTGCCATGGGAGATATACCGGCAGGCGAATAAAACGGAACGTCCTGGCAGCCGAATGGCTGCCAGGACCCATTCCTAGATAACTACTTGGCTTAGAATGTTCCGACAGTACAATCCGCTGAGCCGTTGTCCTGGCTCGCACCCCAATGTGAAATCGTACCATCTCCATCCAAGTTGGACTGTGCAAACGCATTGAAACCAACGTCCGTAGCCGCTCCAGCAGCACCCGTGAGCGCATTCGTGTTGGTTCCAAAGGCAGCTGGGGCACATGCCAGGACTGGCACTGTAGAGCCCGTCGCCGCCGGAACAACTCCATACTGATACAGAACACTTCCGGTTGCCACAAACCCGATGTCGAGGAAAGACGCGGTGGCCGGAGCAGTAAAGGTTACAGTGCAATAGTCTGTTATGCCACCAGGCGCTGGTGTCGCAGCGGTTGACCAGGGGGTAGGAGTATTCTTAGCCGTGGTGCTGGGTGTGTTGCCAGTTGGCCAAACGGGGACGCCAATGTAGCAGCCTCGCTCAGCCTGAAATGAGGTCATCGAGGTCCGGATCGCGCCTAAGTTGGTCTTGGCCTCAGCCTGCCGAGACTTCATCTGGTACTGCAAGAAGTTCGGAATGGCGATGGCCGCCAAGATGCCGATGATCGCCACGACGATCATCAACTCGATGAGGGTGAAACCCTCTTGTTTGCGGAATGACTTCAACATTGCACTGCCTCCTGGTTGATGGTTACTGACGGGCCCAACTTACTTCTTGTGCCTTGGTCATCTGCGGCGCCTCTACTGCCGCCTACCTGTGCCTTAGCAGGATCGGTGCCTGTCAGCGTCAGAATCGACTCTATCACCAGACGTATGGAAATCAATC from the Nitrospira sp. genome contains:
- a CDS encoding prepilin-type N-terminal cleavage/methylation domain-containing protein: MLKSFRKQEGFTLIELMIVVAIIGILAAIAIPNFLQYQMKSRQAEAKTNLGAIRTSMTSFQAERGCYIGVPVWPTGNTPSTTAKNTPTPWSTAATPAPGGITDYCTVTFTAPATASFLDIGFVATGSVLYQYGVVPAATGSTVPVLACAPAAFGTNTNALTGAAGAATDVGFNAFAQSNLDGDGTISHWGASQDNGSADCTVGTF